The genomic stretch CGCTTTATGCCTGCACTCAATGTTTCTGATGATGAAATCCGTCAGATGTGCAATATCTTGAGAGAGCTGCTCAAACAAGTTGCTTAAGCAATATTAAGATTCAATTTAATAAAGGAGCCTTGAGCTCCTTTCTTTTTTATGGCTAGCCAACTAAATTTTTGGGCAACGAGAAAGTAATGTCCTCGACTACACCCTCGAGATTACGAATACTACGCGGGCCAAACTCTTGAATCTTTTCCACAATCGAGAGTGCCAGGCTCTCTGGCGCTGATGCCCCCGCAGTAAGGCCAACACGTTTCTTGCCCACAAACCATTCAGCCTGAAGTTGTTCTGGTGCATCCACCATGTAAGCCGGTACGCCGAGTTTTTCAGCTAATTCACGCAAGCGATTCGAGTTCGAGCTTGCCTTGCTTCCCACCACAATAACTACCTCAACCTGAGGTGCCATAAATTTCACAGCATCTTGACGGTTCTGAGTGGCATAACAAATATCTTGTTTACGCGGCTGAACAATATTTGGAAATTTTTGAGTTAAGACGTCAACAATTTCTTTGGTCTCATCTACGGAGAGTGTGGTTTGCGTTACAAAAGCAATTTTTTCATTCTCAGTAAAGGGCAGCTCAGCAACATCCGCCACTTTTTCAATCAGATGAATGCCCTTTTCTACCTGCCCCATCGTGCCTTCGACTTCGGGGTGTCCTGCGTGACCAATCATCAAGACCGTAAAACCATCTTTACACATTTTGATGACCTCAAGATGCACCTTGGTAACCAATGGGCAGGTAGCGTCATATACCTGCAGTCCGCGCGCCTCAGCATCTTGGCGAACTTCTTGAGAAACACCATGGGCACTGAATACGACGATGCCGCCTTTGGGAACTTCATGCAACTCATCGACAAACACAGCACCTTTATCACGCAGTCCATTGACGACATAGGCGTTGTGAACAATTTCATGACGTACATAAATTGGTGCGCCAAAACGTGTCAGCGCTTCATTGACAATATTGATGGCACGATCCACACCCGCGCAAAAACCGCGAGGCTGTGCCATCAAAATTTCTGCGGCCTCTTGCGTGCTAGATGGATTAGTCATGAATCAGAGGATGGCAACGATTTCAGCTTCGAAGGTGATAGACCTTCCAGCAAGCGGGTGATTGAAATCAAACCATGCACCCTCTTCATTAATGGATTGCAATACACCAGCATATTGAGCACCACCGGGCGCATTAAATTCAATCACGTCGCCAGGATTAAATTCCACATCATCATCGCGACCCTCTTTAAGCGCACCCAAAGAAACCCATTGCATTAATTCTTCCTTACGCTCCCCAAAGCTTTCCTCAGGGGGCAGCAAGGCACTTTTCTTTTCACCCACAGCCAACCCGATCAACACTTTTTCAAAACAAGGCGCAAATTGTCCAGAACCCATCAACACCGTCGCAGGGCGATCAATAAAAGTATTGATGTAATCATCCCCACTGGGCAAAGTCAGCCGATAGTTGAGGGTCAGGAAGGAATTGGGCAAAACCGTAAGCTTAGTCATAAGGTAATTGTATCTAGGCCTGACACGAGCGTGCACTCACCCATTACAGACTGGCCCAAAATAGAGCAGCCCCGCGAAAAACTACGCGCCCTAGGAGCGGCAGCTCTAAGTGATGCCGAATTACTTGCGATCTTTCTGCGCGTTGGCGTCAAAGGTAAAACTGCGGTGGCATTGGCAGAAGATCTCATCCACCATTTTGGTAATTTGCCACGCCTCCTATCCTGCGCCCCGGAGGAATTAACCCAGATTCATGGCATGGGTATTTCTAAATGGTCACAAATTCAGGCGGCGTATGAGCTTGTCAAGCGCAGTCTTGAGGAAACCCTCTCCCAAGCATCGGTCTTCTCTTCGCCAAGCTATGTCAGAGAGTTCTTGCAAGCCCGATTTGGACGCCTCCCACACGAAGTCTTCCTTTGCCTATACCTCGACTCGCGTCTGCATCTGATTGAGTGCCAGGAGCTCTTTAGAGGCTCCCTAAGCCAAACTGCCGTCTACCCCCGAGAAATCCTCAAAGAAGCGCTTGCGAGGAACGCCAGCGCCCTCATCGTTGCCCATAACCACCCCAGCGGAAACCCACTACCAAGCATTGCCGACCAGGAATTAACAAAGACACTTTCCAAAGCCTTGCAGTTGGTAGATATTCCACTCCTTGATCACTGCATAGTCAGTGATAGCGGATTTTTCTCATTTTCAGACTCAGGCCTTATGAAAAATAGCTTGAATAAGAAGTAATTACTAACTTATTGACTATTTTTGACCCATATTAGCGACTAAACGGCAAAATCCTCAAAACTAAAGCCAATTAAGGGTAGATCAAAGTGCCTGGAGACTGATACAATCTTCTTTTTTCGCAATTAATGGAGTTATGTCATGGCAAAAGTTTGCCAAGTCACTGGGAAGAAGCCGATGGTTGGCAACAATGTATCCCATGCAAACAATAAAACGAAGCGTCGCTTTTTGCCGAATTTGCAAAACCGTCGTTTCTGGGTTGAATCTGAAAACCGTTGGATTAGCTTGCGCTTAACCAATGCTGGTTTGCGCGTTATCGACAAGAACGGCATTGATGCTGTGTTGTCTGATCTCCGTGCACGTGGCGAAATTTAAGGAGCGCACAAATGGCTAAAGGCGGCAGAGAAAAAATCAAATTAGAGTCATCAGCTGGTACTGGTCACTTCTATACAACTTCAAAAAACAAGCGTACAAAGCCTGAAAAAATGGAGATCATGAAATTCGATCCAACCATTCGCAAGCACGTTGCTTACAAAGAAACTAAGCTCAAGTAATTTATCGATTCGATATTTATTTGCAGCAAATAAAAAACCCGCTAGATCAGCGGGTTTTTTATTGTCTTGATTTTTCACCAAGACAAAATTCATGTCATCGCTTAAGCGTAACGACGCAACCTTAAAGAGAAGTCACGCAGACTCGATAAACCACTATCTTCTGCGCGCTGACACCACGTATGCAATTGAGAAACCAATTGATCACCTGTAGCATTGGAGCGACTCCAGATAGCCTGCAAATCACGACGCATTTCAATCATCTTGCGTAATTGAGCATTGCTTGCCATCAACTCCTCCAACTTCACTTTTTCTTCTGCAGTCAAACGAGATTCATCTTTACCCAACCAGGTACGCGCATCTTTTAAATGTGCCGCCAAGACTTGCATATGTTGGACTTCGTTACTGAAGAAAGAGCTCAAGGTTTTGCTATAGCGAGCCATGATTTCATAACGGTTAGCGATGATAGCTTCGAGTGTGCCTTGATCTGCAGGACGCAAGTCGCTTAGTACTGGCTTTGGAGAAGTCTTCTTCACTTTGGCCAAGCCAACAGCACTCATCATCTGAATGTACATCCAGCCGATATCAAACTCATACCACTTGCTAGAGAGCTTAGCGCTTGTGGCAAAGGTGTGATGATTGTTATGTAGCTCTTCGCCGCCAATCAAGATGCCCCAAGGGAAAATATTTCTGGAGGCATCTTCACAGTCATAGTTGCGATAGCCCCAGTAGTGGCCAATGCCATTAATAATGCCAGCAGCGGTAATTGGAATCCACAGCATCTGCACTGCCCACACAGTTAAGCCAATAGCACCGAACAAAAACACATCGATGATCAACATCAAGGCTACACCTTGCCAAGAGAACTTGGAGTAGACATTGTGCTCAAGCCAGTCATCTGGCGTGCCATGCCCAAACTTCTCTAAAGTCTCTTGATTGCGTGACTCTTGTTTATACAGCTCAGCTCCACGAGAGAGAACGGTATTGATGCCGAGAACTTGGGGGCTATGTGGATCATCGACAGTCTCGCACTTGGCATGGTGTTTGCGATGAATAGCAGCCCATTCTTTAGTCACCATCCCGGTGGTTAGCCAGAGCCAAAACCGGAAGAAGTGGGACATGATTGGATGTAAATCTAAGGCACGGTGCGCTTGGCAACGATGCAAGAAAATAGTCACGCTAGCAATTGTGATGTGAGTGGCCACCAAAGTAAAAACAAGGATCTGCCACCACGCCCAATTTAAATAGCCATGAGATAGCCAATTAAGGAATAAATCAAAACCAGAAGCTGTGTTCAAAAGGGTATCCCTAACGAGGTCTAAACCCTTATTTTAGTTCTTTAGCGACTTTCTTGGTTTTGATCTTAGTCTCTTTTTCCCCGCCTTTTTCATCGCCCTGATCAATCTTCTCAACTGGAGCAGCAGCTTTCTTTTGGAAAACAGCCCCAAAGAAGCCATCTGTACCGTGAATATGGGGCCAAAGCTGCCACCAAGGGTTATCAGGACTACACCCTAAAGGAATTTTATCCTTTGGAAACAACGGCTTAAGAACCTCGGCTGCCGGAACAACCTCAAAATTGGGGTGCTTTGCCAAGAAATCCTCTGCAATTTGCTGGTTTTCTTGAGGTAAAAGGCTGCAGGTCGCATAAACCAAGCGGCCTCCTGGCTTGAGCAAGCGACTTGCCGAAGCCAATATATTCATTTGCTTTTGATTGAGCTCCAACACCCCTTCTGGGGTCTGGCGCCATTTGAGGTCTGGGTTACGGCGCAAAGTACCCATGCCACTACAAGGGGCGTCGACTAAAACGCGATCAATCTTGCCGGCTAAGCGCTTGATCTTAGTGTCATTCTCGCTATCAATCCAGACAGGATGCACGTTAGAGAGTCCGCTACGGGCTTGCCGCGGCTTCAAATTAGCCAAGCGGCGCTCAGATGTATCCAGGGCGTACAAACGGCCTGTGGAGCGCATGATTGCCCCAATCGCTAAAGTCTTGCCGCCAGCACCTGCACAGAAGTCCACTACCATCTCACCGCGTTTGGGGGCGAGCAAGTAAGCCAGCAACTGACTGCCTTCATCTTGAACCTCAAACATCCCTGCTTTAAAGCCAACAGTATTTTGCAGAGCGGGCTTACCCATAATGCGCACACCATCAGGGGCATATGGAGTTGGGATGGCTTGATAGCGACCGCCAAGGGCATTCATCTCAGCAAGCAATTGCTCACGAGTTGTCTTCATGGTGTTTGCACGTAAATCCAAAAGGGCTGGATGCATGAGTGATTTAGCCAACTCTTCGCGAGATTCTTCGCCGGGATATTTTCCAAACGCATCCCACAACCATTCCGGCAAGTTATTACGAACCAATGGATTGAGTGCTGATGGATCGACTGTCGCAAAGCGCTGCAACCACTCGTACTCGCCCGTCTTGAGCACGTGGGCTAAGTCAGCAATCGCACTCTCAGCGCGATTAGCAGAACCAAGACCACCTTCAGACAGAGCAGACAGCAAACCCAATAGGGCTAAGCGTCTGGCCTGTGATCCCTCACCACTTGAAGCAAATTGTGAGAACTCATTTTTACGACGCAAGATGGCAAAAGCACTCTCAGCAATTAAGGCGCGATCACGATTACCCAGCTGCGGTTCAGAGCGGAAATAGCGACTCACTACACGATCAGCCGGTTGCTCAAAATTGAGTAACTCAGGAAGCAGACGCTCTAAATGAATGGCATGCTGAGGCAAAGCCTTCGCATTAGAAAAGTTTTTTTGACCTTCGGGCGCAATGATGTTTCCGCTCGCATTACGACGCTCTGGGCGACGCAATGGATCCTTAGATTTAGCGGCATAACTCTTTTGTGGGCCTAAGCGCGATCCAGATCTGGATCCAGACTTTGAGCCAGTACTGGCTCCGCGGGATGAACGTTCTTTACTCATAATTTTATTAATTGCGACTCCGGTGGTTGAACCTGAACTTGATTACCTTCTATTCGCAATCGTCCATCAAGGAACCATTTTACGGCCCGCGGGTAAATCTGATGCTCAGCTGCCAAAACGCGCGCCGCCAAACTATCTGCATCGTCGCCAGGAAGCACTGGAACTGAAGCTTGACAGATGATGGGGCCTTCATCGACACCCTCGGTCACAAAGTGCACGCTGGCACCGTGTTCGGCTACGCCGGCCTCCAAAGCCCGCTCGTGGGTATGCAAACCCGGGAAGGCTGGCAACAAGGCAGGGTGGATATTGATCAGGCGACCCTCAAAATGACGAATAAAGCCCGGGGTCAGAATTCTCATAAAACCGGCCAGAACCACTAAATCAGCACCTAATTCATCGATTTTTGCGATGAGAGCAGCATCAAAGGACTCGCGTGTAGCATGTTCTTTATGCTCAATGGCAAAGGCTGGAATGCCTTGAGAGCGAGCAAAATCAAGGCCCTTAGCAGCAGAGTGATTAGCGATCACCCCTGCAAAAGTGACGGGCCACTGCTCTTTTTGAGCTGTTTTGACGATGGCCTCGAAATTGGATCCGCGGCCTGAGATTAAGGTGACGATAGATGGCATGCCCACAATATAATTGATGGTTACCCCGAAAGCGACCCTGAAAGCGATTTAGTGAACGTATTCCGTGGCCCTACCCAGTTTTCTGCAGGACCGGCTTGTGCCTTAACCATCGGTAATTTCGATGGCGTGCACAGGGGTCATCGCGCCCTGCTAAAACAACTGCAGGATGGCGCCCAAGAACGTAGTCTGGTTAGCTGCGTGATGACTTTCGAGCCGCACCCTAAAGAATTCTTTTCTCCAGAGCAGGCGCCCCCTCGCATACTAAATTTACGCGACAAGCTTGCCGCTTTTGCTGACATCGGCATTGACCGTGTAGTTGTAGAGCATTTCAATTCAGCTTTTGCTCGACTTACTCCAGAAGAGTTCGTTTCTGAAATCATCATTAAACAACTCAACGCCAAATGGATTTTGATTGGGGATGATTTTTGCTATGGCGCAAAACGCGCGGGCAACTTTGCAAGTCTCAAAGCTGCCGGCGAAAAATATGGCTTCGAAGTTTCGAGCATCCACACCGTTCTTGAGAACGGTGAGCGCATATCCAGCTCAGCGCTTCGCAATGCCTTAGCCAATGGTGACATGGATCAAGCGACAAAATTATTAGGGCGGCCTTACGGCATCTCCGGTCACGTCATTCATGGACAAAAGCTGGGGCGTACCTTAGGTTTTCCTACCCTCAATCTTGCTGTTGCTAACCATCTTCATCATCGCAGGCCTGCCTGCTCAGGCATCTTTACCGCACAAGTACTAGGCCTTGAAGATAAGCCGCTTCCCGCTGTAGCCAGCCTCGGTGTAAGACCAACAGTCGAAGATGAAGGTCGCGTTCTCTTAGAGACGCACATCTTTGATTACAACGCAGATGTTTACGGAAAAATCATTACCGTTGAACTCTTAGAAAAAATCCGTGATGAGGCGAAGTACTCTGACCTCGACACCCTTACCAAAGCGATTGCATCTGATGCAGCGCATGCCAGAAATTATTTCCAGAAAAAATCATATGTCTGAAAAAGAAAACTCTTACCCCGTCAATCTTCTAGAGACCTCATTCCCAATGCGGGGAGACCTGCCGAAGCGTGAGCCTCAGTGGGTTGCGCAGTGGCAGAAAAATAAACTCTACGAAAAGATTCGTACAGCACATGCCAATCAACCAAAATTTATTTTGCATGATGGTCCTCCCTATGCAAACGGTGATATTCATATTGGTCACGCAGTAAATAAGATCCTCAAGGACATGATCGTGAAGTCTCGCTGGTTAATGGGCTTCGACTCTGCATACGTCCCAGGCTGGGATTGCCATGGCATGCCGATTGAGATTCAGATTGAAAAAGAGTTTGGTAAAAATTTACCGACTGCCGAAGTTCAATCGAAGGCCCGTGCTTACGCCAAGGTACAAGTGGATAAGCAGAAAAAAGATTTTGAGCGTTTGGGTGTTCTGGGCGATTGGAACAACCCCTACCTCACCATGAACTACCGCAATGAGGCCGATGAAATTCGTGCACTTGGGAAGATCTGGGAAAAGGGTTATGTCTTCCGTGGTCTCAAGCCAGTGAACTGGTGCTTTGACTGCGGCTCTGCACTAGCTGAAGCTGAAGTGGAATACCAAGATAAGACTGATCCAACGGTAGATGTTGGCTTTGCTTTTGATGATGCACAGCGTTCACAGCTTGCAAAAGTGTTTGGCCTACCTGAGATTCCAGCCAAGCCTGGAATGATTGTGATTTGGACCACAACACCTTGGACCATCCCATCTAATCAGGCCTTGAATGTTCACCCAGAACTTACTTACGCCTTAGTCGATACAGGTGATAAGCTTCTCATCTTGGCAAAGGATCGCGTACAAACTTGCCTCGAAGATTTTGGCCTTGAAGGTAAAGTCATTGCAACTTGTTTAGGTAGTCAATTAGCCAACATCTCGTTTTGGCATCCACTCGCTCCATTGCATGAGGGATACAAGCGCCTCTCACCAATCTACCCAGCTGAATACGTCACACTCGATACCGGCACTGGTGTTGTGCACTCTGCACCAGCTTATGGTGAGGAAGACTTTAAATCATGCAAAGCAAATAAATTAGCGGATAAAGATATCTTGAACCCAGTCATGGGTAACGGTGTGTATGCCTCTTGGTTGCCACTCTTTGCTAATGAATATATTTGGAAAGCCAATCCCAAGATTGTGGAGGCCATGCGTGAAGCAGGCAGCCTCTTGCGAGATAAAACCTATACCCACTCTTACATGCACTGCTGGCGTCACAAGTCGCCGATTATTTATCGTGCAACCTCGCAGTGGTTTGCAAGCATGGATAAGAAACCATCTGATGCCAAAGCAAGTTTGCGAGAGGCAGCATTAACTGGCATTGAAAATACTGAGTTCTTCCCGGCTTGGGGTAAGCAGCGCCTCAAGAGCATGATTGCCAACCGTCCAGACTGGACCTTGTCACGTCAGCGTCAATGGGGCGTACCTATGGCTTTCTTTGTTCATAAAGAAAGTGGTGAGCCACATCCACGTACGGTTGAACTACTCGAGGAGATTGCAAAGCGAGTTGAAAAAGAAGGTATTGAAGCTTGGCAAAAACTTGAGGTGGCTGAACTGCTTGGTGAAGAAGCGGCTCAATATGAGAAGAATCGTGACACCTTGGATGTGTGGTTTGATTCCGGCACTACGCACTGGCATGTTAT from Polynucleobacter sp. AP-Jannik-300A-C4 encodes the following:
- a CDS encoding acyl-CoA desaturase, which produces MNTASGFDLFLNWLSHGYLNWAWWQILVFTLVATHITIASVTIFLHRCQAHRALDLHPIMSHFFRFWLWLTTGMVTKEWAAIHRKHHAKCETVDDPHSPQVLGINTVLSRGAELYKQESRNQETLEKFGHGTPDDWLEHNVYSKFSWQGVALMLIIDVFLFGAIGLTVWAVQMLWIPITAAGIINGIGHYWGYRNYDCEDASRNIFPWGILIGGEELHNNHHTFATSAKLSSKWYEFDIGWMYIQMMSAVGLAKVKKTSPKPVLSDLRPADQGTLEAIIANRYEIMARYSKTLSSFFSNEVQHMQVLAAHLKDARTWLGKDESRLTAEEKVKLEELMASNAQLRKMIEMRRDLQAIWSRSNATGDQLVSQLHTWCQRAEDSGLSSLRDFSLRLRRYA
- the rpmB gene encoding 50S ribosomal protein L28 → MAKVCQVTGKKPMVGNNVSHANNKTKRRFLPNLQNRRFWVESENRWISLRLTNAGLRVIDKNGIDAVLSDLRARGEI
- a CDS encoding RsmB/NOP family class I SAM-dependent RNA methyltransferase; the protein is MSKERSSRGASTGSKSGSRSGSRLGPQKSYAAKSKDPLRRPERRNASGNIIAPEGQKNFSNAKALPQHAIHLERLLPELLNFEQPADRVVSRYFRSEPQLGNRDRALIAESAFAILRRKNEFSQFASSGEGSQARRLALLGLLSALSEGGLGSANRAESAIADLAHVLKTGEYEWLQRFATVDPSALNPLVRNNLPEWLWDAFGKYPGEESREELAKSLMHPALLDLRANTMKTTREQLLAEMNALGGRYQAIPTPYAPDGVRIMGKPALQNTVGFKAGMFEVQDEGSQLLAYLLAPKRGEMVVDFCAGAGGKTLAIGAIMRSTGRLYALDTSERRLANLKPRQARSGLSNVHPVWIDSENDTKIKRLAGKIDRVLVDAPCSGMGTLRRNPDLKWRQTPEGVLELNQKQMNILASASRLLKPGGRLVYATCSLLPQENQQIAEDFLAKHPNFEVVPAAEVLKPLFPKDKIPLGCSPDNPWWQLWPHIHGTDGFFGAVFQKKAAAPVEKIDQGDEKGGEKETKIKTKKVAKELK
- a CDS encoding bifunctional riboflavin kinase/FAD synthetase, translated to MNVFRGPTQFSAGPACALTIGNFDGVHRGHRALLKQLQDGAQERSLVSCVMTFEPHPKEFFSPEQAPPRILNLRDKLAAFADIGIDRVVVEHFNSAFARLTPEEFVSEIIIKQLNAKWILIGDDFCYGAKRAGNFASLKAAGEKYGFEVSSIHTVLENGERISSSALRNALANGDMDQATKLLGRPYGISGHVIHGQKLGRTLGFPTLNLAVANHLHHRRPACSGIFTAQVLGLEDKPLPAVASLGVRPTVEDEGRVLLETHIFDYNADVYGKIITVELLEKIRDEAKYSDLDTLTKAIASDAAHARNYFQKKSYV
- a CDS encoding peptidylprolyl isomerase; amino-acid sequence: MTKLTVLPNSFLTLNYRLTLPSGDDYINTFIDRPATVLMGSGQFAPCFEKVLIGLAVGEKKSALLPPEESFGERKEELMQWVSLGALKEGRDDDVEFNPGDVIEFNAPGGAQYAGVLQSINEEGAWFDFNHPLAGRSITFEAEIVAIL
- the ispH gene encoding 4-hydroxy-3-methylbut-2-enyl diphosphate reductase, whose amino-acid sequence is MTNPSSTQEAAEILMAQPRGFCAGVDRAINIVNEALTRFGAPIYVRHEIVHNAYVVNGLRDKGAVFVDELHEVPKGGIVVFSAHGVSQEVRQDAEARGLQVYDATCPLVTKVHLEVIKMCKDGFTVLMIGHAGHPEVEGTMGQVEKGIHLIEKVADVAELPFTENEKIAFVTQTTLSVDETKEIVDVLTQKFPNIVQPRKQDICYATQNRQDAVKFMAPQVEVVIVVGSKASSNSNRLRELAEKLGVPAYMVDAPEQLQAEWFVGKKRVGLTAGASAPESLALSIVEKIQEFGPRSIRNLEGVVEDITFSLPKNLVG
- the rpmG gene encoding 50S ribosomal protein L33 translates to MAKGGREKIKLESSAGTGHFYTTSKNKRTKPEKMEIMKFDPTIRKHVAYKETKLK
- the radC gene encoding DNA repair protein RadC; the protein is MHSPITDWPKIEQPREKLRALGAAALSDAELLAIFLRVGVKGKTAVALAEDLIHHFGNLPRLLSCAPEELTQIHGMGISKWSQIQAAYELVKRSLEETLSQASVFSSPSYVREFLQARFGRLPHEVFLCLYLDSRLHLIECQELFRGSLSQTAVYPREILKEALARNASALIVAHNHPSGNPLPSIADQELTKTLSKALQLVDIPLLDHCIVSDSGFFSFSDSGLMKNSLNKK
- the ileS gene encoding isoleucine--tRNA ligase; this translates as MSRKNHMSEKENSYPVNLLETSFPMRGDLPKREPQWVAQWQKNKLYEKIRTAHANQPKFILHDGPPYANGDIHIGHAVNKILKDMIVKSRWLMGFDSAYVPGWDCHGMPIEIQIEKEFGKNLPTAEVQSKARAYAKVQVDKQKKDFERLGVLGDWNNPYLTMNYRNEADEIRALGKIWEKGYVFRGLKPVNWCFDCGSALAEAEVEYQDKTDPTVDVGFAFDDAQRSQLAKVFGLPEIPAKPGMIVIWTTTPWTIPSNQALNVHPELTYALVDTGDKLLILAKDRVQTCLEDFGLEGKVIATCLGSQLANISFWHPLAPLHEGYKRLSPIYPAEYVTLDTGTGVVHSAPAYGEEDFKSCKANKLADKDILNPVMGNGVYASWLPLFANEYIWKANPKIVEAMREAGSLLRDKTYTHSYMHCWRHKSPIIYRATSQWFASMDKKPSDAKASLREAALTGIENTEFFPAWGKQRLKSMIANRPDWTLSRQRQWGVPMAFFVHKESGEPHPRTVELLEEIAKRVEKEGIEAWQKLEVAELLGEEAAQYEKNRDTLDVWFDSGTTHWHVIRGSHRDELYRPEAESTDGRLADLYLEGSDQHRGWFHSSLLTGAMLDGKPPYKALLTHGFTVDGQGRKMSKSVGNVIAPQQVADKLGAEIIRLWVASTDYSGEMTISDEILKRVVESYRRIRNTLRFLLANLSDFDPSKHSMPASEWLEIDRYAVALANQLQNEVQAHYKAYEFQPAVARMLTFCSEDLGGFYLDILKDRLYTSAPDSKERRAAQNALFHITRNLLKWLAPFLSFTAEEAWSSFPHGANEKLSESIFMEEFGVFPEIEHATELLAKWARIREIRSEVTKAIEIEREAGNVGSSLQAELTIKVGDIDFAILHSLEDDLRFVTITSSANIELSNGGLEVLVRGSQYKKCGRCWHHTADVGTNAEHPELCGRCISNLFGDGEARLFA
- the purN gene encoding phosphoribosylglycinamide formyltransferase; amino-acid sequence: MPSIVTLISGRGSNFEAIVKTAQKEQWPVTFAGVIANHSAAKGLDFARSQGIPAFAIEHKEHATRESFDAALIAKIDELGADLVVLAGFMRILTPGFIRHFEGRLINIHPALLPAFPGLHTHERALEAGVAEHGASVHFVTEGVDEGPIICQASVPVLPGDDADSLAARVLAAEHQIYPRAVKWFLDGRLRIEGNQVQVQPPESQLIKL